The Maylandia zebra isolate NMK-2024a linkage group LG4, Mzebra_GT3a, whole genome shotgun sequence genome segment TGAGTTTGCTCTACCTGCCTGCGGTTATGCACTGACTTCACATCTagagcagaaaaaaacccacacaacaCAAACATAATTAACGTTGAACAAAAGCTACATTGGATATGTGTCTTCGAGGAAAATTGCTCACCGGGGTTAAATAGCACCAGGTATTTGAGACAGACAAACTCGTGTCTGTCCAAGTGGAGTGCCTTAAGTTTGGATACTAGGTCTTGGGTCCTTGATACCAGGCTACTCAGTGTCACTCCTGCCTGGGAAATGATGGTTGACACCTCAATCTGCATCAGAATAAGACAAAGAATGTGCTCATTATTACTTTCATTTCTTTGAAACATTTCTAAATGTAAGAATGCAGCATTTTAAAGTAGAAACCTGTTGTCCTGTGACCAGATATATGCAGCCTTCTTTGCCATACGTCACTTGTCTACATAAGTGATCTAGTACCAGCAGCTCACTCCAACAGCTCTGCAACAGCACCATTTGGTCTTCCACCTATTGGAAagattttgtgtgtatttgcaaATTAAAGATTATACTGGATGGCCTCAATTAAGGACGCATGCATGTTAAGGAACAAATGGGATAGATCTACTCTAACAGCTAATTAATCATTGTATCGCTAGAAAAGTGTTATTAATTTCATGTGTATCCCATGAGTTAATGGTTCCTCACCATCAGCTCCTTAAAGAGGGAACTGTTTCTGGCCCACTCCACTAGGCAAAACAGAGTCTGGTCAGCCATTTTGCACATAATGCTGAATGTATTCAGACGGTCGTGCTTGCCTCGGTTGGCCTGTTCTCTCTGAAGACTGGCCAGAACTTTGGCATTCAGCTGGCTCTCATCCTGTTCCCCTTCCAGCAGTTGGCTTAAGAAGTTAGGTGTAAGCGCTGATGATAGAGGGTTGGTTggtgtttgtgtgggagcctGGGATACAGGAGTGGTTAAGCTTTTTGTTGAAGAGGGCAATGATTCTAGTGTACTTCTTGGTGTGAACGAGCTGTTTGGGGTTGAATCCACTGTATAGTTTACAGGAACTGGGCTGTAGCCAAAAGGCACTTCCAACTTCTCCTCAGGGTGTCCAGGGAAAGTGCAGTGGTACAGTCCAGGGTAAGGCAGGGATGGAGGAGTAAGACCTCTGTTTGTGTTCACAGTGCAGTCCAGAGACATGGGTTCACTTGACTGCCCCATGCAAGAAGTATACATGTGGGGTTGATTAACAGCTTCAGAAGTTAATGGATGACTGATGCAGCTGGTTACCACCTGGAGGTCATTTAGAGCGTGGGGACCATGTATTTGTCCAGTTTCTACCTTAATCCTGTAGGGATCAGTGTTTGACTGGTGATACACCTTTTGCTGTTTCATTTGTCTGTCCCGGCGGTAGAGGGGCCCAAATTTGTTCCTGCCTCCTCTCATACGATCTGCTCTGACCGCTGATGAGAGAACATcaaacaaatatttaattataaacaaaaatatgtaaaagatcatctttaaaaaattacaatctCACTCCATTTAGAGTTTGCAATCATTTACATAATTTACAATCTGGGTCAGCACTGCTTTATGAGTTCTTAGATAAGTCTCAAgggaggcaaaaaaaaacaaccttgcgTATCAGTGAAAGAGAAAGCCTGTTGCAACTGAATGGTCTACAAATTAGCTGTGAATGAAGTGGTGGCAATTTGGTGTACCTTCTTTCTTCATACCCACAGCTAAACACTTCTGGAAGCGGCAGAATGGGCAACGTTTTCTCTGAGAAAGGTTCATGGGGCACCTCTGTTGCTCTGCACAGGTGtaatgtttgttgttttgcacTGAACGTTTAAAGAAGCCCTGcaaagaaaatgagagagaggGAACCTTTATGCACACCACAAAACCATAGATATCTACATGTGCATCATTATTGTCGTAGAACTACGGGACATGTATCTCTTAATATATCTGTAGTACCAGATTATAGCTACCTGGTGTTTAATTCAAAACCATTAATGTGTTATTTATTGTGGACTCATAAGTCACTTTGGTTTTGCAGTTAACAAAGCTAAGATGACTTTTGGTGGCATAACAGAATGCATATTTTGCACTGCCCAAACCTTATCCTTTACCTTGCAGCTCTCACAGGTAAGAAGTCCATAGTGGTATCCTGACACTTTGTCTCCACAGACAGGACAGTTGTCCTCTGAGTCCAGTCTACTCTCTGCCTCTGTCTTTTGCTCCTGAGCTGAGGACCAGTAATATTTAATGACAAGATTTACATTATGACACAAACTTCACCGTTTGAGggtgttcttcttcttcttcttcttttttaaacaatgttttGTTTCAATGATATGCAAAGCTACTGCTTAAACTGAATACACTTTTCATATCAAATATGTGATGTATATAATATGTTGGAAATTAGTATATTTGGTAAGGTTGCAAGGAATCATGTGTGCCGTGCCAAGTATAATATTTCAAGTCATCTAAAACAGGAGGATAATTAGCAATCAGACATGAGTTAGAATTTTGTAAATCCTGAGTGGCTAAAGAGACTAGAATGCTGTGCTGCTGAAGTGTAAAAGTGTCATCTAACAGGGTTTATTGCCCAGCTGCTGAAAGAACAGTGGGCAGGACCATCGCTTTGCTGTAGACAGTACCTTATCACTGGGCTTGATTTGCTTGACTATGATCACAGATATGACCCTTACATAATATCCAGAACTATTCTCTCTATCTCCTCTATGACAGAAGGGAATCTTCTGGGAACCACtttaaaacctttttgtttgttttgttattctaaatgtgttttttcaaaTGAAAGTGACTACTGTTTTTCATAATATACATTCACAGACAATGTTAAAACCTGCTTCAACTTTCAAAGTATGAACTTTTTAACACAGGTAGTTTCacacaacatttttaaaatatatctaTTGACACCTACATACCAGTTCACTATTGACCCATAGCCACTTTCATCTAGTACTCacatgttgatgatccctcCAAATTGATCAAATCCTCTTGATAGTTACCAGGGTGGTGAACAAGAGGCTGGTGCTGCTGTAGGTGATAACCTGGTAGGTCCATTTTAATAAGTGGGACATTGACTCAGCCCAGTTTGAACTTCATTGTAGCAGAGATCAGGAGACCGCAGACACTGCAGGTGGCAGGTGAGCAGGCCAAACCAGCGGCTGTGGACTGATCTTGTTTAAGGCCTACATGTGGACTTCGATCTATAGTGAGTGTCATAAAACCTCTCCTGATTGGCACTCCTACCAGCTAGTCTGTCAGCAAGCAAGCCAATCAACCACACATAGGTTGATAAGTCAAATAGCCACCTGCTGGAATCTTCCTGTAGTGAAATCATGTCAGTATCATTAAGGTACTCTGAGCTCACCTGATAAGAATCATTTAGTACACATAATCACTTTATTCAAACTACAGacattctgattttattttattatacttGTAATTCTGAGCTGATAATGTAGGGTTTGGGTGAATGAAGATCTGATGCTAGGGTCAGTGTTATATAAAAGACTCAAAATGAATTTGCAGTGACATggaaatataattacacaggTTTTACCAGCAGAATGCATTGATAATTCTATGCAAAGATGTATTCTAAATTAAAAGAATAAGGAGGAATTTATGCCTTTATTGCCTTTATGagcaatatttatttaaaagagtATCAACAGAATTATTTAACTTTTGGATAGTTTGATGAATTGGTTACCAACCTAATGATCAATCTCTTTCAAAGAGCCATAGTGTTGAAAATGAGAAATTTAGTATAGTAGGATTTCTTTGtattcttttaaaatgtaattattggTCCATTTAACCTCTTTATgtagtgttatttatttaaaacccATCTCAGAGTTGTTTCATTTAATTAGTGTGTAATGTCAAAGTAATTAGCTGACAGACATCTAGAATGACATCCCAGAAATGTAGTGgggtatttgtatttgtataaaGTAGTGTTTCCTTTAAAGTATGCATCAGTGGATAATTAAGTAGCAAACAATGTATCTCCAACAACAGCAACATTATATATTCTTAGTATAACATGAGAAAATCCTTTCAGAGAAGGAGAAACTACAGACAGCAATTGTAATATCCAAAATTTTAAACTATGCTACAGGTAATAAGAGGCTACAAAGCAGTAAAACGCATTAGAATGTTTTCGTGACCTTTATTCCAAAGCCAAGGGCAGGTGGTCATGGCACCCATTAACTAGTAAACAAATTATGACattccaaagaaaaaaaaaaggggtctCTTTACTTTTCTAAGTGGCATGTTAAGCTCCAAGGGTGTAGATTTGGCAtgggacatgtccccaccaatatccagcgattattgaattgtccccaccaataatttgatctcttcgagtaaagaaaaacaaattaaaaaaaaaaaaaaaaagcgatctgtcaacgtctcattcacccagcggtgcagaaaaagttaaattacgttctctactggagtcctacgtcatgtgacaaatatggccaatgtgattggctgtgcctttcagggagctctgtttagttttagcagcggcaaTCCTGCGCTGCGAGGACctgcaaggaggagaggaggatggcagcaaaaagaacctggatataagaaagtatttttcaaagaaacctgtaagtcacttaaagtcGAGTTCACTCATAAAACCTGTCCATCATAATAAAGTTACAGGCTATGCAAGGCAATACATGCCAACTCTCCGGTTTTTTCTCGGACaatcccgaatttcagtgcccctcttattactctttctgggttgcaaaataaacttttacaattttttcaggcgagaat includes the following:
- the nr5a5 gene encoding nuclear receptor subfamily 5, group A, member 5 isoform X2, whose translation is MNLSQRKRCPFCRFQKCLAVGMKKEAVRADRMRGGRNKFGPLYRRDRQMKQQKVYHQSNTDPYRIKVETGQIHGPHALNDLQVVTSCISHPLTSEAVNQPHMYTSCMGQSSEPMSLDCTVNTNRGLTPPSLPYPGLYHCTFPGHPEEKLEVPFGYSPVPVNYTVDSTPNSSFTPRSTLESLPSSTKSLTTPVSQAPTQTPTNPLSSALTPNFLSQLLEGEQDESQLNAKVLASLQREQANRGKHDRLNTFSIMCKMADQTLFCLVEWARNSSLFKELMVEDQMVLLQSCWSELLVLDHLCRQVTYGKEGCIYLVTGQQIEVSTIISQAGVTLSSLVSRTQDLVSKLKALHLDRHEFVCLKYLVLFNPDVKSVHNRRQVEQTQERVNRALMEYTQQNHPGHCDKFGQLLLRLPEVRSISLQIEDYLYQRHLQGDLPCNSLLTEMLHTKHS
- the nr5a5 gene encoding nuclear receptor subfamily 5, group A, member 5 isoform X1; this translates as MDLPGYHLQQHQPLVHHPGNYQEDLINLEGSSTSQEQKTEAESRLDSEDNCPVCGDKVSGYHYGLLTCESCKGFFKRSVQNNKHYTCAEQQRCPMNLSQRKRCPFCRFQKCLAVGMKKEAVRADRMRGGRNKFGPLYRRDRQMKQQKVYHQSNTDPYRIKVETGQIHGPHALNDLQVVTSCISHPLTSEAVNQPHMYTSCMGQSSEPMSLDCTVNTNRGLTPPSLPYPGLYHCTFPGHPEEKLEVPFGYSPVPVNYTVDSTPNSSFTPRSTLESLPSSTKSLTTPVSQAPTQTPTNPLSSALTPNFLSQLLEGEQDESQLNAKVLASLQREQANRGKHDRLNTFSIMCKMADQTLFCLVEWARNSSLFKELMVEDQMVLLQSCWSELLVLDHLCRQVTYGKEGCIYLVTGQQIEVSTIISQAGVTLSSLVSRTQDLVSKLKALHLDRHEFVCLKYLVLFNPDVKSVHNRRQVEQTQERVNRALMEYTQQNHPGHCDKFGQLLLRLPEVRSISLQIEDYLYQRHLQGDLPCNSLLTEMLHTKHS